CACCCTCTGGAACAAGTGGACCGAATCCGCCGAGTTGCTCGAACCGGGGATGGAACTGCTGGTGACCGACGCCAAAGAAGAGGTGTACAGGGGCGAGACCCAGTACGCGACGACGGGGGACTCATACGTCGTCGTCGAGCCGAGTTTCCTCGTCAACGTCACGGCGATCCGCAACTGGGTCGAGTGTCCCCGCCTCTACTATCTGAACAAGCTGTCGGGAGTTCCGCTGAACTACCCCGTCGTGAAAGGGACGATCGTCCACGAGGTGTTCGGCGATCTGCTCCGGGGGCGCGATCTCGAGGAGTCGATCGACGCGCGGGTCGCTGAACACGGACTCGATCTCGGACTGCTCGGCGAGTCGTCCGAGGCCGTCGCCGAGGAGGTCAGGGAGAACGCCGCCGCGATCGAGGGCTGGCTCGAACAGGGGCGGCTCACGGAGGAGGACGACTGGCGCTCGGAACAGTTGCTCATCAGCGAAACGTTCGGCATCCGCGGCCGGGCCGACGCCGTCCGGCGGGGTGCGCCGGTCGAACTCAAGACGGGCAAGAATCTGAAGAAAGATCCCCGGTTCAAGGACAAGGTGCAGGCGGCCTGCTACGCGCTCTTGCTCGAGGAGAACGGCGGCGACGTCGACACCGGGACGCTGCTCTACACGAAGAACTCGGCGCTCGATCGCAACGAGGAGACCGGCGACCTCACGCCGGCCAAGGAGTTCTCGATGGGCGACGGCCTCCTGAAGTTCGTCGTTCGCCTGCGCAACGAACTCGCGGCGATGGAGGTCAAAGGCGACGTTCCGACCGGCTACGAGGGCGACGCGAAGTGCGAGTACTGTTTCGAACAGGACACCTGCATGGTCGTCTCTGGTCGGCTCGACCAGGAGTCGAAGGCCGGCCAGATCGGCCAGCCGTTGCCCGCGGAGGAGCGCGAGTACTTCCAGCGGTTCTATCGCGCGATCGAGGAGGAGCGCCGCGAGGTCCACCACGAGTACGCCAAACTGTGGGAGCAGGACGCCCAGGAGCGGGCCGACGACGATCGCGCGCTGATCGACCTCGCGTTCGTCGAGAAACGCGAACTCGAGGGCGGGCGGTGGGAACTCCGGGCCCGCCGGGAGGGCGGTGCGACCTCGAAGCTCCGCGAGGGCGACCTCGTGCTGGCGAGCGACGGCCACCCGGTGCGCGGCCAGTCGGAACTGGCGCGCATCGAACGTTTAGACGAGGGGGAGGTCGTCCTGAGTGCCGACGAGGCCGTCGAGGTCACGCGCCTCGACGTCTACCCCTCCGAACTGACCACGGACCGGTTGCTCGTCGCGCTCCACGACTGCCTCCTGAAGGGCGACGAACGGCGCAAGGACGTCCTGTTCGGGCGGGCCGACCCCGAGTTCGAGGCGTGCGTTGCGTCGGAGACGCAACGAAACGAAGCCGGTGAAACCGGCGACGTCAACGAGACGTTCATCGACAACAACGACGCGCA
The nucleotide sequence above comes from Halosolutus halophilus. Encoded proteins:
- a CDS encoding AAA domain-containing protein, translated to MYVRGTVAGEVEVRSVSTQYGESELAEVPLLVDADDATTTDRAATRGPPDDGHDATTVTLWNKWTESAELLEPGMELLVTDAKEEVYRGETQYATTGDSYVVVEPSFLVNVTAIRNWVECPRLYYLNKLSGVPLNYPVVKGTIVHEVFGDLLRGRDLEESIDARVAEHGLDLGLLGESSEAVAEEVRENAAAIEGWLEQGRLTEEDDWRSEQLLISETFGIRGRADAVRRGAPVELKTGKNLKKDPRFKDKVQAACYALLLEENGGDVDTGTLLYTKNSALDRNEETGDLTPAKEFSMGDGLLKFVVRLRNELAAMEVKGDVPTGYEGDAKCEYCFEQDTCMVVSGRLDQESKAGQIGQPLPAEEREYFQRFYRAIEEERREVHHEYAKLWEQDAQERADDDRALIDLAFVEKRELEGGRWELRARREGGATSKLREGDLVLASDGHPVRGQSELARIERLDEGEVVLSADEAVEVTRLDVYPSELTTDRLLVALHDCLLKGDERRKDVLFGRADPEFEACVASETQRNEAGETGDVNETFIDNNDAQNEAVTKAVGARDCALIHGPPGTGKTYTIARAIRAMVERGERVLLSAFTNRAVDNALEALLEQSGDVIDRDRIVRVGSESGVRDDMEPYRLEQAGDPEKRVARLRDAQVVAATTATCGSRVMKEQAFDVALVDEAGQLTEPGTYAAINLADRFVLVGDHEQLPPVVRAENDLTESLFERLVDLHPDAGVMLDRQYRMNQRIQAFASTEFYDGDLRPAEPEVAGRTLDDLEGVSRDALPERLRDPVAFVDVEGDRSRYTDSEEAARIAEVIENYEAAGLDRSSIGVIAPFRAQVSEISSQVPADVAVDTVDRFQGSSEEVIVVSFTATGSLEGPIFEDYRRINVALTRPKRALVLVGDSRALASDPVYERMLEWAGR